A single window of Rana temporaria chromosome 1, aRanTem1.1, whole genome shotgun sequence DNA harbors:
- the LOC120943975 gene encoding 3-ketoacyl-CoA thiolase, mitochondrial-like has translation MALLRGVFIVAARRTPFGTFGGVLRDHSVTDLGEIAAKAALAAGNVAPDSVDSVIFGNVAQTAPDAIYLSRHVGLRVGIPIPVPALTVNRLCGSGFQSVVNGCKEIALRESEIVLCGGSESMSQSPYAMRNIRFETKLGMDLKMEDTLWAGLTDSMIKTPMAITAQNLAEKYGISRQDCDNLGYRSQQRWKAAQDAGRFTAEMAQIELKTKKGPVKMEQDEHPRPQTTLEQMAKLPTVFKKDGVVTAGNASGISDGDGVLILASEEAVTKHKLTPLARIVAYHAAGCEPKIMGIGPVPAITEALKKAGLSLKDMNLVEVNEAFAAQYLSVEKALGLDPEKTKVDGGAIALGHPLAASGSRITAHLAHELRPCGGKYAVGLACIGGGQGIAIILDNVV, from the coding sequence ATGGCTCTGCTCAGAGGTGTTTTTATTGTCGCTGCTAGGAGAACCCCATTTGGTACCTTTGGGGGAGTTCTCAGGGATCACAGCGTAACAGACTTGGGAGAGATCGCAGCGAAAGCCGCACTTGCTGCGGGCAATGTGGCCCCTGACTCTGTGGACAGCGTGATTTTTGGAAATGTCGCTCAGACTGCCCCGGATGCCATCTACTTGTCCAGACATGTAGGCCTCCGTGTCGGCATCCCCATTCCTGTCCCGGCTCTAACGGTCAACAGACTGTGCGGCTCCGGCTTCCAGTCCGTCGTCAATGGATGCAAGGAAATTGCCTTACGAGAGTCAGAGATCGTCCTGTGCGGAGGGTCAGAGAGCATGAGTCAGTCTCCTTATGCCATGCGAAATATCCGATTTGAAACCAAGCTGGGAATGGATCTCAAGATGGAGGATACTCTCTGGGCTGGCCTTACTGATTCCATGATAAAGACCCCCATGGCAATCACTGCTCAGAACCTGGCTGAAAAATATGGAATCTCCCGGCAGGACTGTGACAATCTTGGCTACCGGAGCCAACAGAGATGGAAAGCCGCTCAGGATGCCGGGCGCTTCACTGCAGAAATGGCCCAGATTGAATTGAAAACAAAGAAAGGACCTGTAAAAATGGAGCAAGACGAGCACCCGAGACCCCAGACTACCCTGGAGCAGATGGCCAAACTGCCAACCGTGTTCAAGAAGGATGGAGTGGTGACTGCTGGCAACGCCTCGGGTATCAGCGATGGAGACGGAGTTCTCATCTTGGCCAGTGAAGAAGCCGTTACAAAGCACAAGCTCACCCCACTCGCCAGGATCGTGGCTTATCATGCGGCCGGATGTGAGCCCAAGATTATGGGCATTGGCCCCGTTCCTGCCATTACTGAAGCACTGAAGAAAGCTGGCCTATCCCTGAAGGACATGAATCTTGTGGAGGTGAACGAGGCTTTTGCTGCTCAGTACCTGTCGGTGGAGAAGGCTCTTGGCCTGGATCCTGAGAAGACCAAAGTGGATGGAGGAGCCATAGCTCTGGGCCACCCTCTGGCTGCATCTGGTTCTCGAATTACAGCTCATCTTGCTCATGAACTAAGACCCTGTGGTGGTAAATACGCAGTAGGATTGGCCTGTATTGGAGGAGGTCAGGGTATCGCCATCATTCTGGACAATGTGGTCTAA